A single window of Cheilinus undulatus linkage group 12, ASM1832078v1, whole genome shotgun sequence DNA harbors:
- the LOC121518827 gene encoding serine/threonine-protein phosphatase 2A catalytic subunit alpha isoform, whose product MDEKAFTKELDQWIEQLNECKQLSEGQVKTLCEKAKEILTKESNVQDVRCPVTVCGDVHGQFHDLMELFKIGGKSPDTNYLFMGDYVDRGYYSVETVTLLVALKVRFRERITILRGNHESRQITQVYGFYDECLRKYGNANVWKYFTDLFDYLPLTALVDSQIFCLHGGLSPSIDTLDHIRALDRLQEVPHEGPMCDLLWSDPDDRGGWGISPRGAGYTFGQDISETFNHANRLTLVSRAHQLVMEGYNWCHERNVVTIFSAPNYCYRCGNQAAIMELDDTLKYSFLQFDPAPRRGEPHVTRRTPDYFL is encoded by the exons atggACGAAAAGGCGTTCACGAAAGAACTTGATCAGTGGATCGAGCAGCTCAACGAGTGCAAGCAGCTGTCGGAGGGACAAGTAAAAACACTATGTGAAAAG GCAAAAGAGATCCTGACCAAAGAGTCAAATGTCCAGGATGTGAGGTGTCCAGTGACAGTGTGTGGTGACGTGCACGGTCAGTTCCATGACCTCATGGAGCTGTTCAAGATTGGAGGGAAATCTCCAGACACAAACTATTTGTTTATGGGAGACTACGTAGACAGAGGGTACTACTCTGTAGAAACTGTCACTTTACTAGTAGCACTTAAG GTACGCTTTCGTGAGCGCATCACAATCCTCAGAGGGAACCACGAGAGCAGACAGATCACACAAGTGTACGGCTTCTATGATGAGTGCCTAAGGAAATATGGAAACGCCAACGTTTGGAAGTACTTCACAGACCTATTTGATTATCTCCCCCTCACTGCCTTGGTAGACTCTCAG ATTTTCTGCCTTCATGGAGGCCTGTCGCCGTCCATAGATACTTTGGATCACATCAGAGCACTGGACCGTTTACAAGAAGTGCCACATGAG GGTCCCATGTGCGACCTGCTGTGGTCAGACCCCGATGACCGTGGTGGCTGGGGCATCTCTCCTCGAGGAGCAGGATACACCTTTGGCCAGGACATCTCTGAAACCTTCAACCACGCCAATCGTCTCACACTGGTGTCCCGTGCCCACCAGCTGGTTATGGAA GGTTACAACTGGTGCCATGAGAGGAATGTGGTGACAATATTTAGTGCTCCCAACTACTGCTACCGCTGTGGCAACCAGGCAGCTATCATGGAACTAGACGATACCCTCAAATATTCATT CTTGCAGTTTGATCCTGCGCCTCGCAGAGGGGAGCCTCATGTCACTCGCCGCACCCCAGATTACTTCCTGTAA